From one Bacteroides intestinalis DSM 17393 genomic stretch:
- a CDS encoding DUF3868 domain-containing protein, with amino-acid sequence MKKILYILVALWGMVVVAEAQIAIDMRKQDIVDGVSVENLKMERNGGYIAIDMLWDLSGLDVDENRAVLLTPWLVNDNDSLALQSVGVYGRQRYYFYVRNGESMLSGKDEKSYKVSKKPDTIEYHNLVPYAEWMNGSVLLLHRSDYGCCNTLLAEQVGMLGRYTEAFFPELVYVRPQGQIEKRDSLEGSAFIDFPVDQTMIYPDYRRNTAELGKIQSSIDSVRNDTDITITSVWLKGYASPEGSYAHNKELAIGRTAALKRYIQQLYRFEGDVITTDYEPEDWAGLRYYVERSNLAHRAEIVTLIDGNLEPDAKEWKIKRDYPMEYSFLLQNCYPALRHTDYRIAYTIRSYSDVEEIKRIMCGRPQKLDLNEFYLAAQEYEPGTDEFTEVFETAVRMFPDDTIANLNAANAAMRRGDLTSAKRYLAKADDSPEAVYARGALAIRQKDYDSARRYLNEAKSLGLEQAGITLEQLEKGRR; translated from the coding sequence ATGAAAAAGATATTATATATCCTAGTAGCCCTTTGGGGCATGGTTGTGGTAGCGGAAGCACAGATCGCAATCGATATGCGGAAACAGGACATCGTGGATGGTGTTTCCGTGGAAAATCTTAAAATGGAACGTAATGGAGGGTACATTGCCATAGACATGCTTTGGGATTTGTCAGGGCTTGATGTGGATGAAAATCGTGCTGTACTTCTTACGCCATGGTTAGTTAATGATAACGACTCGCTTGCCCTGCAATCGGTAGGGGTTTACGGCAGACAGCGTTATTACTTCTATGTACGTAATGGAGAGAGCATGTTATCAGGTAAAGATGAAAAGAGTTATAAAGTCTCGAAGAAGCCTGATACCATTGAATACCACAATTTAGTACCGTATGCAGAATGGATGAACGGCTCCGTGTTGTTGCTACATCGTAGCGACTATGGATGTTGCAATACTTTATTGGCAGAACAGGTCGGTATGCTTGGACGATACACAGAGGCGTTTTTCCCTGAACTGGTATATGTACGTCCGCAAGGGCAGATTGAAAAAAGGGATTCGCTCGAAGGCTCAGCATTCATCGACTTTCCGGTGGATCAAACGATGATTTATCCGGACTATCGACGCAACACCGCCGAACTTGGGAAAATACAGTCATCAATTGACTCCGTGCGAAACGATACGGACATAACTATCACTTCAGTATGGCTGAAAGGTTATGCTTCGCCTGAAGGTTCTTATGCGCATAACAAAGAGTTGGCTATCGGGCGTACTGCCGCATTGAAGAGATACATACAGCAACTTTACCGGTTTGAAGGCGATGTAATAACGACCGATTACGAACCGGAGGATTGGGCAGGATTGCGTTACTACGTGGAACGGTCGAACCTTGCACATCGTGCGGAAATAGTCACTTTGATAGACGGTAATTTGGAGCCGGATGCCAAAGAGTGGAAAATAAAACGTGATTATCCGATGGAATACAGTTTCCTGTTACAGAACTGTTATCCTGCGTTACGCCACACTGACTATCGCATAGCCTATACTATCCGCAGTTACAGCGATGTGGAGGAGATAAAACGAATCATGTGTGGGCGACCGCAAAAACTGGATCTGAATGAGTTCTATCTCGCTGCACAAGAGTATGAACCCGGTACGGATGAGTTCACTGAGGTATTCGAGACAGCGGTACGCATGTTTCCGGATGACACTATTGCTAACCTGAATGCTGCCAACGCTGCCATGCGCCGCGGTGACCTCACAAGCGCGAAGCGTTATCTTGCCAAGGCAGATGATTCGCCCGAGGCTGTTTATGCACGGGGAGCACTGGCCATCCGGCAAAAGGATTACGACAGTGCCCGACGTTACTTGAACGAGGCGAAATCGCTCGGATTAGAACAGGCTGGCATTACGCTTGAGCAACTTGAAAAAGGAAGACGTTAA
- a CDS encoding DUF3575 domain-containing protein yields the protein MNNRIMKRIFVLLVVTITGMTQSVKSQNVAVKSNVLADAFLNPNLGIEIGLASKWTLDVTGQFNAWMLSHNRHWKHWAIQPEVRYWFCDRFSGHFVGTHIHGGQYNIGGFDGKINFLGTDARKLKDTRYQGWFVGAGIAYGYAWILGRHWNLEAEIGFGYSYTRYDRFQCLGCGKRIETDKPHHYVGPTKAAINLVYVF from the coding sequence ATGAACAATAGAATTATGAAACGGATATTTGTTTTGCTGGTAGTTACCATTACCGGCATGACGCAGAGTGTCAAGTCTCAGAACGTGGCTGTCAAAAGTAATGTTCTGGCGGATGCTTTCTTGAATCCGAATTTGGGAATAGAAATAGGACTCGCCTCTAAATGGACTTTAGATGTTACGGGACAGTTCAATGCATGGATGCTTTCGCACAATCGCCACTGGAAACATTGGGCTATTCAACCTGAAGTCAGATACTGGTTCTGCGATCGCTTCTCGGGGCACTTTGTAGGTACTCACATTCATGGAGGACAGTATAACATCGGAGGTTTTGACGGAAAAATCAATTTCCTTGGTACGGATGCTCGTAAACTAAAGGATACCCGTTACCAGGGATGGTTTGTTGGCGCGGGTATCGCTTATGGCTATGCGTGGATATTGGGGAGGCATTGGAATCTTGAGGCGGAAATTGGTTTTGGTTATTCCTATACACGCTATGACCGCTTCCAGTGTTTAGGATGCGGTAAGAGGATAGAAACGGACAAACCACACCATTATGTGGGACCGACGAAAGCGGCAATCAACCTTGTTTATGTATTTTAA
- a CDS encoding helix-turn-helix domain-containing protein, which produces MGAFVTYSNLMTYILPIFCSAICSVFTLLLTWNYRNLAERKLRWIVSIYCILIAIWWSSALWHTVSDEPIFLPVDIPFALSYIYTPILFYNIVYNLTYFEDKRNFPILNYLWPVPTLVIILIVATWISPPKGELFTGLSLFEEYTALFISDFLVRFITAVVYIVPTGLLLLRHYKRTVLQKTDTDRKYLSIKSSRWLIVFFILSIAILLIAFLSSLVGPSQWLIRLNALCIMAQEILLTYQIIRRQYLSYKISDLFPANEKKTENSSPTTQQQPAPNNTHGLLNKKVFENYLSQQKPYLNPDFKLTDMAEIMGVNRTVMSNFINQTYGMNFRRYLNLCRIKEYQALIVHPSNKGKNPYQVMAMAGFKDSRHFQRAIQLENIYKEQTHKEP; this is translated from the coding sequence ATGGGAGCATTTGTCACATACAGCAACTTGATGACCTATATTTTACCAATATTTTGTTCGGCCATATGCTCGGTCTTTACCTTATTATTGACATGGAATTATCGCAATCTAGCCGAAAGGAAATTAAGGTGGATCGTGAGCATTTATTGTATCCTGATAGCCATATGGTGGTCATCTGCTTTATGGCATACTGTCTCTGATGAGCCGATATTCCTTCCGGTCGATATACCTTTTGCCTTGTCGTATATCTATACTCCCATATTGTTCTACAACATTGTTTATAATCTGACTTATTTTGAGGATAAAAGAAACTTTCCCATACTGAATTACCTTTGGCCAGTCCCTACATTGGTAATTATCCTGATAGTGGCAACCTGGATATCGCCTCCCAAGGGAGAGCTTTTTACCGGCTTATCGTTGTTCGAAGAATATACGGCGCTTTTCATATCCGACTTTTTAGTGCGGTTTATCACAGCGGTAGTCTATATTGTTCCAACCGGACTATTGTTATTGCGGCATTACAAGCGAACAGTACTTCAAAAAACCGATACAGATCGAAAATATCTCAGTATAAAATCATCGCGTTGGCTCATCGTGTTTTTCATACTTTCCATCGCTATATTGCTAATCGCTTTTTTGTCTTCGTTGGTTGGTCCAAGCCAATGGCTTATCCGGCTGAACGCATTATGCATTATGGCTCAAGAGATATTGCTTACATACCAAATCATCCGCAGGCAATATCTCTCTTACAAAATATCTGATTTGTTTCCAGCCAACGAAAAGAAAACCGAGAACAGCAGCCCGACCACCCAACAGCAACCTGCGCCGAATAATACGCACGGACTATTGAACAAGAAGGTGTTCGAAAACTATTTGTCTCAACAAAAGCCATACCTCAATCCCGATTTCAAACTGACTGACATGGCCGAGATAATGGGTGTAAACCGTACCGTCATGTCCAACTTTATCAATCAAACGTATGGTATGAATTTCAGGCGTTATCTAAACCTGTGCCGGATCAAAGAGTATCAGGCACTGATAGTGCATCCTTCAAACAAAGGTAAAAATCCGTATCAGGTAATGGCCATGGCGGGATTTAAAGATTCCAGACATTTCCAGCGTGCGATTCAACTGGAAAATATATATAAAGAACAGACTCACAAAGAACCATAA
- a CDS encoding helix-turn-helix domain-containing protein — MNQDIGRAIVFSIPAVSAAVSLIMISLDITRSSNTVNRKIHYSIITVYCLIILYWSGLVMYSIARDAFIAYLPVCFSSFSFIPIFLYMITYIITGVGDRKHFPTYHFILPACLTVTIHVIAFTVPFQQRWNAIYDNGVSLTSAIIDSTYIICILLSILYSGLSLLRIKSYKRQVTNYSADIYRMSLDWLSFIIIFRVLLQTLPIAGLILGIELFNKLGVIWTFTTLPAVFTQIVLCLNILSENYVIIEPITAKEKEMTTSGNYAQLERQRVEKYLENEKPYLNPEFKITDMAKDLFSNRTYISAFINREYGMNFNRFINNYRLKEVERLQSEAIQRKQKISSTEIVIHAGFSNYRSYFRAKKMAKNDPVSID, encoded by the coding sequence ATGAATCAAGATATCGGACGTGCTATAGTTTTTTCAATACCTGCAGTAAGTGCTGCGGTCAGCTTGATTATGATTTCGCTCGACATAACCCGCTCTTCCAATACGGTCAACCGAAAAATACATTACAGCATAATCACTGTATACTGTCTAATAATACTGTACTGGAGCGGACTGGTAATGTATTCCATCGCCCGTGACGCTTTCATAGCATACTTGCCTGTTTGCTTTTCCTCGTTTAGTTTTATTCCCATATTCCTGTACATGATCACCTATATTATTACAGGAGTAGGCGATCGAAAGCATTTCCCCACATACCATTTCATCCTTCCAGCATGTTTGACCGTAACTATCCACGTGATTGCCTTTACAGTACCGTTCCAGCAACGATGGAATGCCATTTATGACAACGGGGTAAGCCTGACAAGCGCAATTATTGACAGCACGTATATCATCTGTATTTTGCTGAGTATTTTATATTCCGGGTTGAGCCTGCTCCGCATAAAATCGTACAAACGTCAAGTTACCAATTATTCCGCTGATATCTACCGAATGTCGCTGGATTGGTTGTCCTTTATCATCATCTTCAGGGTCCTGTTGCAAACCTTACCGATAGCCGGATTAATATTGGGCATCGAACTATTCAATAAATTGGGGGTTATCTGGACATTCACAACATTACCAGCAGTCTTTACTCAGATTGTGTTGTGCCTGAACATTCTTTCGGAGAATTATGTGATCATCGAACCTATTACCGCCAAAGAAAAGGAAATGACCACGTCCGGAAACTATGCGCAACTGGAACGCCAGCGGGTTGAAAAGTATTTAGAGAATGAAAAACCTTATCTAAATCCGGAATTCAAAATAACCGATATGGCCAAGGATCTTTTTTCAAACAGGACTTATATATCTGCTTTCATCAACCGGGAATATGGTATGAATTTCAATCGTTTTATCAACAATTACCGACTAAAGGAAGTAGAAAGACTACAGTCAGAGGCTATACAAAGAAAGCAAAAAATATCCTCGACGGAAATTGTCATTCATGCTGGATTCAGTAATTATCGCAGTTATTTCCGAGCAAAAAAAATGGCAAAGAACGATCCCGTTTCCATTGATTAA
- a CDS encoding DMT family transporter — protein MWLLLAFLSAALLGFYDAFKKKSLRDNAVLPVLFLNTVFSSMVFLPFILISAFTPVLNGTMFDVPVVGWEVHKFIIIKSFIVLSSWIFGYFGMKHLPLTIVGPINATRPVMVLVGAMLIFGERLNLYQWIGVMLAILSFFMLSRSGKKEGIDFKHNKWIYFIVLAAITGAISGLYDKYLMKQFNPMVVQSWYNVYQVFIMCPIILLLWYPKRKESTPFRWDWTIILISVFLSAADFAYFYALSYEDSMISIVSMVRRGSVVVSFLFGALFFREKNLKSKAVDLILVLIGMFFLYLGSK, from the coding sequence ATGTGGTTATTACTCGCCTTTCTCTCAGCTGCCTTGCTGGGGTTTTATGATGCATTTAAGAAGAAATCATTGCGTGACAATGCTGTGCTTCCCGTTCTGTTTCTGAACACAGTGTTTTCCAGTATGGTATTTCTTCCTTTCATATTGATTTCCGCTTTTACTCCGGTCCTTAACGGAACAATGTTTGATGTGCCTGTAGTAGGTTGGGAAGTACATAAGTTTATAATTATCAAGTCCTTTATCGTTCTTTCATCTTGGATATTCGGCTATTTCGGTATGAAACATTTGCCGTTGACTATTGTAGGACCGATTAATGCCACCCGCCCTGTAATGGTACTCGTGGGGGCCATGCTGATATTCGGTGAACGTCTGAACCTGTATCAATGGATCGGAGTCATGCTTGCCATACTTTCTTTCTTTATGCTGAGCCGTTCCGGCAAGAAAGAGGGCATCGACTTCAAGCATAACAAATGGATTTATTTCATTGTGCTTGCCGCCATCACCGGTGCTATCAGCGGACTGTATGACAAGTATCTGATGAAGCAATTCAATCCTATGGTTGTACAATCGTGGTACAATGTTTATCAGGTATTTATCATGTGCCCCATCATCCTTTTGCTATGGTATCCCAAACGAAAAGAAAGTACTCCTTTCCGTTGGGACTGGACTATCATCCTGATATCCGTCTTCCTTAGTGCGGCTGACTTTGCCTACTTTTATGCCCTGAGCTATGAAGACTCCATGATTTCCATCGTTTCTATGGTACGCCGCGGCAGTGTGGTTGTCTCCTTCCTTTTCGGAGCTCTCTTCTTCCGTGAAAAGAATTTAAAGAGTAAGGCTGTCGATCTCATATTAGTATTGATTGGAATGTTCTTCCTGTATTTAGGAAGTAAATAA
- the truA gene encoding tRNA pseudouridine(38-40) synthase TruA — MQRYFIYLAYDGTAYHGWQIQPNGDSVQECLMRALATLMRREVEVIGAGRTDAGVHASLMVAHFDSDEPLDTVFFTDKLNRLLPPDISIYRIRAVKPDAHARFDATARMYKYYVTTVKSPFNRQYRCRLFQAPDFERMNEAARILFDYTDFTSFSKLHTDVKTNNCRIMHAAWTQVDDVTWVFTIQADRFLRNMVRAVVGTLLEVGRGKLTVEGFRRVIEQKDRCKAGTSVPGNALFLVDVTYPEELFIADNN, encoded by the coding sequence ATGCAACGGTATTTTATCTATTTAGCTTACGACGGAACCGCTTACCACGGCTGGCAAATACAACCCAACGGAGACAGTGTACAAGAGTGTCTGATGCGCGCACTTGCCACATTGATGCGCCGTGAAGTAGAGGTTATCGGTGCCGGACGTACCGATGCCGGTGTGCATGCTTCCCTGATGGTAGCCCACTTTGATAGTGATGAACCATTGGATACTGTCTTTTTTACCGACAAGTTGAATCGCCTTCTGCCACCGGACATCTCTATCTACCGTATCCGTGCAGTGAAGCCCGATGCGCATGCCCGTTTTGATGCAACAGCCCGCATGTATAAATACTACGTGACTACGGTAAAGTCTCCCTTTAATCGTCAATATCGTTGCCGTCTTTTCCAAGCGCCGGACTTTGAGCGAATGAACGAAGCTGCCCGTATTTTGTTTGATTATACGGACTTCACCAGTTTCAGCAAGCTGCATACGGACGTAAAAACGAACAATTGCCGCATTATGCATGCCGCTTGGACGCAGGTAGATGATGTAACCTGGGTATTTACCATTCAGGCGGACCGTTTCCTGCGCAATATGGTTCGTGCAGTTGTCGGTACTCTGCTTGAAGTAGGCCGTGGCAAGCTCACCGTTGAAGGCTTCCGGCGTGTCATCGAACAGAAAGACCGTTGCAAGGCTGGTACTTCCGTTCCGGGTAATGCCTTGTTTTTGGTAGATGTCACATATCCCGAGGAATTATTCATCGCAGATAATAACTGA
- a CDS encoding DUF5715 family protein, giving the protein MQQVYSKLPLLFLAIIITSTSLAGCKKKDMSLKLNEPRNIKGVISYRRTFGDLNEAHLNIAQAIGIAPIASRKDAENMKEKLHHIETNDLYKVDSLTHSIPYLIPSAAQLLDTIGSNFLDSLTAKGLNPNKVIVTSVLRTQDDVKRLRRRNGNASANSAHFYGTTFDVSWKRFQKIEDEDGRPLQDVSADTLKLVLSEVLRDLRKAEKCYIKYELKQGCFHITTRGKG; this is encoded by the coding sequence ATGCAACAAGTATACAGTAAACTTCCACTCTTATTTTTAGCAATAATCATCACCAGCACTTCCCTTGCCGGATGCAAAAAGAAAGATATGTCCCTCAAGTTGAATGAACCGAGAAACATCAAAGGGGTAATCAGCTACAGACGGACTTTCGGAGACTTGAATGAAGCACATTTAAATATTGCACAAGCCATAGGTATCGCCCCCATCGCTTCGCGCAAGGATGCAGAAAACATGAAAGAGAAATTGCATCATATAGAAACAAATGATTTATATAAGGTGGATTCCCTCACACACTCCATCCCTTATCTGATTCCGAGTGCAGCACAATTGCTCGATACCATCGGCAGCAATTTCCTAGATTCGCTTACGGCAAAAGGACTGAATCCGAATAAAGTCATCGTGACTTCCGTACTTCGCACCCAGGATGATGTGAAACGCCTGCGCCGCCGCAACGGAAATGCCTCCGCAAATTCTGCACACTTCTATGGTACAACATTCGATGTAAGCTGGAAACGTTTCCAGAAAATAGAAGATGAAGACGGACGCCCCTTGCAGGATGTCAGTGCAGATACCCTGAAACTCGTTCTCTCAGAAGTGTTGCGAGACCTGCGGAAAGCCGAGAAATGTTATATCAAATACGAATTGAAACAAGGATGTTTTCACATTACTACGAGAGGAAAGGGATAA
- a CDS encoding YdeI/OmpD-associated family protein, translating into MSTEIRYFENREDWRKWLTDNFETASDIWFVFPGKSSGEKGITYNDAVEEALCFEWIDSTIKALDKEHKIQHFTPRNPKSTYSQANKERLKWLLDNKMIHPKFEDKIRNVLSVPFVFPDDIIDRLKEDKITWKNYQLFSDAYKRIRIAYIEAARKRPEEFEKRLNNFINKTKDNRIITGFGGIGKYY; encoded by the coding sequence ATGTCAACAGAGATAAGATATTTTGAAAACAGAGAAGATTGGCGAAAGTGGTTGACTGACAACTTTGAGACTGCCAGTGATATTTGGTTTGTATTTCCCGGTAAATCTTCGGGCGAAAAAGGTATTACTTACAACGATGCTGTTGAAGAAGCCCTTTGCTTCGAGTGGATTGACAGTACAATAAAGGCGCTTGACAAAGAACATAAAATTCAGCATTTCACGCCCAGAAACCCTAAAAGTACATACTCGCAAGCCAATAAAGAAAGGCTTAAGTGGCTGCTGGATAATAAAATGATACACCCTAAATTTGAAGATAAAATACGAAATGTTTTGTCTGTTCCTTTTGTTTTCCCCGATGATATAATTGACAGATTGAAAGAGGATAAGATCACATGGAAAAATTATCAACTTTTCTCTGATGCATATAAGCGTATCCGAATTGCATACATTGAAGCTGCAAGGAAACGGCCGGAAGAATTTGAAAAGCGATTAAACAACTTTATCAATAAAACGAAAGATAATAGAATAATAACGGGGTTTGGTGGAATTGGGAAATATTATTAA
- a CDS encoding NAD(P)H-hydrate dehydratase produces the protein MKIFPTQSIKELDAYTIENEPIASIDLMERASQALAKAIAGRWDAKTPFTVFAGPGNNGGDALAVSRLLAKKGYKVSVYLFNTKGELSPDCETNKERLADVENVDFHEVTSQFVPPVLTDDHVVVDGLFGSGLNKPLSGGFAAVVKYINASSARVVAIDVPSGLMGEENTFNVRANIVRADVTLSLQLPKLAFLFAENQEFVGEWELLDIGLSEDAIEETDTDYFLLEGEDMEYLLKTRNKFAHKGDFGRALLIAGSQGMAGASILAARACLRSGVGLLTMHVPYCNNMIVQTSVPEAMTELDPSDTCFACPTDTDDYQAVGIGPGLGKAEETEAAVLEQIDACQTPMVVDADALNVLAGHRNYIGRLPKGSILTPHPKELERLVGKCQDSYERLTKARELARTAGVYIVLKGAYSAIITPKGKCYFNTTGNPGMATGGSGDVLTGVVLALLAQGYAPQDAACLATYVHGLAGDIACKKQGMMGMTAGDIVNYLPLAWRMMEE, from the coding sequence ATGAAAATATTTCCTACCCAAAGCATCAAAGAGTTGGATGCTTACACCATAGAGAATGAACCGATTGCTTCCATCGACCTGATGGAACGTGCCTCGCAGGCATTGGCAAAAGCTATTGCCGGACGTTGGGATGCAAAAACACCTTTTACGGTATTTGCCGGGCCGGGCAATAACGGGGGAGATGCATTGGCCGTTTCCCGTTTGCTGGCAAAGAAAGGCTATAAAGTCTCGGTTTATTTGTTTAATACCAAGGGAGAGCTTTCTCCCGATTGCGAGACGAATAAAGAACGACTTGCGGATGTGGAGAATGTAGATTTCCACGAAGTGACCTCACAATTTGTGCCGCCTGTGTTGACGGACGACCATGTGGTGGTTGACGGACTGTTCGGTAGCGGACTGAACAAGCCATTGAGCGGTGGTTTTGCTGCCGTGGTGAAGTATATCAATGCTTCGTCAGCGCGGGTGGTGGCCATTGATGTTCCCTCGGGCTTGATGGGAGAAGAGAATACATTCAATGTCCGTGCGAATATTGTCCGTGCGGATGTGACGCTAAGTCTGCAATTGCCGAAGTTGGCTTTTCTTTTTGCGGAAAATCAGGAGTTCGTGGGCGAATGGGAATTGCTGGACATCGGCCTGAGTGAAGATGCAATAGAGGAAACGGATACGGATTATTTCCTGCTGGAAGGGGAAGATATGGAGTATTTGTTGAAGACGCGCAATAAGTTTGCCCATAAGGGAGACTTCGGACGGGCTTTGCTTATTGCGGGTTCGCAAGGAATGGCGGGAGCTTCCATACTTGCCGCAAGAGCCTGCCTGCGTTCCGGAGTAGGATTGCTGACGATGCATGTGCCTTATTGCAACAATATGATTGTGCAGACTTCTGTTCCGGAAGCAATGACGGAACTGGACCCTAGTGATACCTGTTTTGCCTGTCCTACGGATACGGATGATTATCAGGCAGTGGGCATCGGTCCGGGTCTGGGAAAGGCGGAAGAAACCGAGGCGGCGGTACTGGAACAGATAGATGCTTGTCAGACACCTATGGTGGTGGATGCTGATGCACTGAATGTGTTGGCGGGACATCGCAATTATATCGGTCGTTTGCCGAAAGGCAGCATACTTACACCTCATCCCAAAGAGCTGGAACGTTTGGTAGGAAAATGTCAGGATTCTTATGAACGGCTGACGAAGGCACGTGAACTGGCACGGACGGCAGGGGTATATATTGTGTTGAAAGGTGCGTATTCTGCTATTATCACTCCGAAAGGGAAGTGCTATTTTAATACGACAGGCAATCCCGGTATGGCAACAGGAGGCAGTGGTGATGTGCTGACAGGCGTTGTGCTTGCGTTGTTAGCTCAGGGATATGCGCCGCAGGATGCTGCTTGTCTGGCTACGTATGTTCATGGCCTTGCCGGAGACATCGCTTGCAAGAAGCAGGGAATGATGGGAATGACGGCAGGGGACATTGTAAATTACTTGCCACTGGCGTGGAGGATGATGGAGGAATGA
- a CDS encoding HU family DNA-binding protein, translating to MAIPYIVRRKADVSSGERKELWYAVGKKLQKKGGKTERDVAHQVAQRTGFHRGVVEAVLAATGEIIEEALSDGHSVTLRGIGSFQTAVTSKGFEHPEDVLPHSVRLSRVYFKADHMLTLAVKRAGCHRIPFKYYFPKELLTKKMEQADKEAEKEENGFNE from the coding sequence ATGGCAATACCTTATATTGTCCGTCGCAAGGCGGATGTATCGAGTGGAGAAAGAAAAGAATTGTGGTATGCCGTCGGCAAGAAATTGCAGAAGAAAGGCGGTAAAACGGAGCGGGACGTGGCACATCAGGTGGCGCAACGGACTGGTTTTCATCGGGGAGTGGTAGAAGCTGTTCTGGCCGCAACGGGTGAAATCATCGAAGAGGCGTTGAGTGACGGGCATTCTGTAACGTTGCGCGGCATCGGCTCATTTCAGACGGCGGTCACGAGCAAAGGGTTTGAACATCCGGAAGATGTGTTGCCGCATTCCGTGAGGCTGTCGCGTGTGTATTTCAAGGCAGACCACATGTTGACGTTGGCGGTGAAGCGTGCGGGATGCCATCGGATTCCGTTTAAGTATTATTTCCCGAAGGAACTGCTGACGAAGAAAATGGAACAGGCTGACAAGGAGGCGGAAAAAGAAGAAAATGGATTTAATGAATAA